GTCCATGGTGCCTATCGTGCCGTACCTCGCGCGTGTACGGACACTGTCGGAACGAAGCCCGGAGCTGGAGTTGCGGCTTGGAAGCCGAGAAAGGCCGCCGCAATGCAACGGTCCTCTTGGTTGGTCCCGCTCACCGAGGATCACCGGATCCCCAGTCGAGACCGACTTGAATCGCGGGTGGGCGTCGAACCCACCCGCGATCCTGTCGGCCGGTATCCGTCGCTGTCCGCCTTTAGCGGCAAGCCGCAGGCACGCGGAAGCGAGCGGCCCCGGGTGCTACCTGGAGCCCGCCAGAGCTCAGTGGAAGCTGTTCTCCGGCCCCGGGAACGCCCCCGCGACCACATCCGCGGCGAACGCCTGCGCAGCACCCGCCAACACGCCCCGCATATCCGCGTAGCGCTTCGCGTGCTTCGGCGCGTTCCCCGCCGTCATCCCCGCCATATCGGTCCAGACCTGGACCTGGGCGTCGCAACCGACGCCCGCGCCGATACCGACGGTCGGGACGTGCAGCAACTCCGTCACCCGCCCGGCCAGCTCCGCCGGCACGAGCTCCAGCACGACCGCGAACGCCCCCGCCGCCTCCAGCGCCTTGGCGTCGGCGAGCAGGCGCTCCGCCTCCTCCTCGCCCCGCCCCTGCACCCGGTAACCGCCCAGGACGTTCACCGACTGCGGAGTCAGGCCGATGTGCGCCATGACCGGTATCCCGGCCTGGACCAGCGCCTCGACCTGGTGCAGCACCCGGCGGCCGCCCTCGAGCTTGACCGCGCCGACGCCGGCTTCCTTCAGAAACCTCGTCCCGGTCTCCAGGGCCTGACGCGGAGAGGACTGGTATGAGCCGAACGGCAGGTCCGCGACGATCAGCGCGCGCTTCGTGCCGCGCACGACCGCCCCGGACAGCGTGATCAGCTCCTCGACCGTCACCGGAACGGTGTTGCTGTACCCGAGGTGGTTGTCGCCGGCCGAGTCGCCGACCAGCAGCACCGGGATCCCGGCCTCATCGAACACGCCCGCGGTCATGGCGTCGTAAGCGGTGAGCATCGGCCAGCGCTCGCCGCGCTGCTTCGCCAGCGCCAGATCGCGCACCGTCACCCGGCGGCCGGTACCGGTCGAGCCGTTGTACAAGGTGAGCTTCGGTTCGCCGGAAGCCCCGGCGGAGGAGGAAACAGGCTCATTGGTTATAGACATGGCCAAGTGCTCCTTGAGAGATGATCTCGTGGCGCCATTCGGCGTCCCCGGACTGCTCGGATCGTCTCACTTCCGCCCCGCTGGCGCCAGACGGCCCAGCGGTCAATTCGAGATCACTAGCTCCAGAACTTGAACAGCGAAAGACCTTGGCCCGGGCCCGCGTCCGGCTGCTGCCCCCACTGCAGGATGTCCTCCACCAGCGTGGAGAAACCGTCCCGGACCGGCGGGAACGCGAACAGCAGCAGGAGTACCGCGAGGATCCCGTACGGGCGGATCGGGTCGAGCGCCCGCCGCGTCTCGTAGCGCAGATAAGGCTCGATGATGCCGTATCCGTCGAGGCCGGGCACCGGGATCAAGTTCAAGATCGCCACTGCCACCTGCAGATAAGCGAAGAATGAGAGTCCCGCCCAGAACGCCCAGTGCGGCGCGAACTCGTCGATCTGGCTGAAGCTCCCGAAGGAGACCGTCGGCGCGAACAGCGCGATCAGCGCCATCGAGATCCCCGCCGCGGCCACGTTCATCAGCGGCCCCGCCGCAGACACCAGCGCCGCCCCGCCACGCGTCCGGATCGCAGCCCGGTTCACCAGCACCGACCCGCCCGGAAGGGGGAGTCCTCCGATGATCAGATAAATCGCAGGGAGGAGCAGTGACAGCACCGGGTTCACGTACCGCAGAGGGTTGAGATCCAGGTAGCCGCGGGCCGCGATCGACGTGTCGCCCCCACGGTGCGCGGTGTAGGCGTGCGCGAACTCGTGCAGGCACAAGACGGTGAAGAACAGGCCGAAGACGAAGACGAACACCGCGAAGCGGGAGCCCGAGCCCAACCAGGAAGCCACGCCGCCGGTCACCGTGGCCGCGACCACCACCAGGAACACCGTGCTCACAGTGTTCCTGTGCGACCCGCGGGAGCTGAAGGCGCCCAGCCCCGCTCCACGCTGCCCCGGAAAATTCATGTCCACCTCGCCGCTACGACGGCCGCACGGCCGTTGCCTTCATCGTAGCGATCGTGCACTTCCCGAGTCGCGGGCGTGAACAGATAGCTCCTATTCAGAGCCGAGCACACCGTTCCCGAAGCCGCCGAGGGTGCAGTACCGTTCGGCACAGCAAGCCCCACAGACTCACGCCAGGAGCGAGGGAGCCCCTATGGCCGTCAACGGTGCCGCGGTATTCACAGAGATCCGCTCCTTACTCGAGCGCGTCGAGGCCACCCAGCAGGACGCGGTGGCACAAGCCGCCGACCTGATCGCCGACAGCCTCGCCGCCGAGGGCGTGCTCCACATCTTCGGGACCGGTCACTCCGAGGCCCTCGCCATGGAGCTCAGCGGCCGTGCGGGCGGCCTCATCCCCACCAACAAACTTGCACTACGCGACTCGGTGCTTCTCGGCGACCTGCCCACCGAGGCCCTTGCCGACCCGAAGGCCGAGCGTGATCCCGAACTTGCCCGCAAGGTGTGGGAACTCGCCCCCATCAAGGCCGACGACGTCGTGCTGATCGCGTCGCAGTCCGGCGGCAACGGCTCGACCGTCGAAATGGCGCTCATCGCGAAAGCGGCCGGTCACAAAGTGATCGCGCTGACATCGCTCGCACACTCCCGAGCCATCACCTCGCGCCATCCCTCTGGTAGCCGGCTCTTCGAGCTCGCGGACGTCGTCATCGACAACGGCGCTCCCCACGGTGACGCCATCCTGCCGATGCCCGACGGCAGCGCCGTCTGTGCTCTCTCGTCGATTGCCAACGCCGCGATCGCCCAGGCCATCGTCGCGGAAGTCACCGGCAGGCTGCTCGATCGCGGCGTGGAGCCGCCGATCTACCGTTCGGCCAATGTCGAGGGAGGCGACGTGCATAACGACTCCTGGGAAGCCCGCTATGCCGGACGTATCCGGCGTAGCGCGTACTGACCCTCGCTGTTGCAGCGATGTGGCGGCTGGGCGCGTTGAAGCGCGTCCCAGCCCCAATGCAGGCACTCAGTACCGGAACTGGATGTCTCCCGGCGCGCCCCGGTGCCGGGAAGACGGGTTGTACGGATGCGGGATCGAGCTGAAGCGAGGAATGAAGACGTCCTCGCCTGTACGGTCGCCGGGCAGCGAACGCAGCGCGAGCCGGTACTCGTCGACGAGGGCGTCATAAAGCGGGGTGTTGCGCAGAAAGACTCGATCAGAACCAGGTGGCACGGGTCGGGCTTGAGCGGCGGAGAGGCGCGAGGCTGTCACGCCGTGACTAACGAACCGCCGAGTCCGACCGGTACTCGGCCGTTCGGGTGATCCTGCGCAACTCCCGGGTCAGCACACCTCGGGGATGAGGTCCGCGATCGACTTCACGACTCTGGACGGGCGATACGGGAACCGCTCGATGTCGCTCTGCTGCGTGATCCCGGTCATCACCAGGATGGTTTCCAGGCCCGCTTCGATGCCGCACTTGACGTCGGTGTCCATACGGTCGCCGATCATGGCCGTCGACTCCGAATGGGCCTTGATCTTGTTCAGTCCTTCGCGCATCATCACCGGATTCGGCTTGCCGACGAAGTACGGCTCAACGCCGGTCGCCCGGGTGATCAGGGCCGCTACGGAACCGCACGCCGGCAGCGCGCCTTCCAGGGAGGGCCCGGTCGCGTCGGGGTTCGTCGCGATGAAGCGAGCTCCGCCGTCGATCAGGCGGATGGCCCGCGTGATGGCCTCGAAGCTGTAGGTCCGGGTCTCGCCCAGCACGACATAGTCCGGGTCGGACTCGGAGAGCGTGTACCCTGCCTCGTGCAGGGCCGTTGTCAGCCCGGCCTCGCCGACCACATAGGCCGAGCCGCCCGGGCGCTGCGAGTCGAGGAACTGCGCCGTGGCCAGCGCGGACGTCCAGATCGACTCTTCCGGCAGATCGATGCCGGTGGCCAGCAGCCGCGCCCGCAGATCCCGCGGCGTGTAGATCGAGTTGTTGGTCAGGACGAGGAACGGCACGCCGCGATCTCTGAGCTTGCGGATGAACTCGTCGGCTCCCGGAATCATGCTGCCCTCGTGGATCAGCACGCCGTCCATGTCCGTCAGCCAGGTCGCCACCGGCTCGCGGTCCTTCACCCTGCTCTCCTCTCCGGCGGCGGACTCCGCCGGGTTCGATAATCGACGAAGAAGACGGCCTGGGCACCCCGGTCCGGCGGGCGAGACCACTTCTCGGTGCATTATTCCGCGCCCGGTAGCTCGCATGTTCACACGTACCAGGAAGCGGAACGCGCCGCCACCTTGACAAAATCAAAGGTTGGCGGCGCGTTCGAAGGATTAGCGCCGGTACGCGTGTCGCCTCTCGGCGAGTGGCTCGGCGCGGCTCCAGCCAAACGGTATTCCGCGCCGGCTATAGGTGAGGCCCGGGGACATCGTACGTACCGGCCTATCGAGGCTAACACAGGTGAGACGATCAGCGCACGGTGCGCTGAGCGGTCAGCGCCCGCCGCGCATCGCGCCCGAAGCGATGACCTGGCTCGCGAGGATGCTGGCGGCCTCGGCCTCTTCTATCAAGGTGTCGCCCTCCTCTATTGACGTGTCGTCAGTCGACATCGAGGTGGTCTCCGCCGGGGCGGTGGACGTGTTCTGCGAGGGGATCGCATGCTCCTGCGGGGAAGCGAAGCTCGAGTGCTCCTGGTGCGGATGCGGGTGCAGCAGAGCATGCTCGAGATCGTGCAACCTGAAGTGGCGGTGGCCGTCGTCGTTGAACATGTGCGCCCAACGCCGCGCGTCGAGGTACCTCAGCAGCGGAATATGGCGGATCTCCAGCGAGAGCAGGATCCCCACCGTCGCCACAGACGCGACCATCAGATCGCCACAGCCTGCGATAGCGCCGATCGCCGCGGCCCCGAAGATCGATGCGGCCGTGGTCACGCCGTGGAGGATTTCCCGCTCCTGGTCCTGCTGCTTGACCGACTGCCGGAAGCAGAGCCCGCCACCGATGAACCCGATGCCGGTCACGGCACCGCCCAGGACCGCGGGGTAGTGCGGTGCGACAGTGCCTATCAGTGCGGCGCTAAGGCCGATCATGGAGAAGGTCCGGTCTCCTGCGGGCGCGCCGCGCACTTCGCGTTCGAAGCCGAGGACGAATGTCAGGGCCCAGCCGATGGCGATGTTGATGGCCGCAGCCCACTCTGGACTCTGCATGTGCGCGCCTCCCCTTAAGGCCGGTCGTGTCGCGATCCGCGATCCACGGTGTGCCGCTGGCGCAGCATTGTAGAGCTCAACCTTACCCCGGTGGGGCACAACCGTACCCTTGCAAGCCGAGGCGGGAACTGGCGTATGGGTATGGCTTTCGAAAAGATCGCCTAACGTGGACGCCATGCGAAGAGTTCGGCTTCGAGCGTGTGCTCAGCCCTTGGTGCATTGGGTCTGGCGCCAGGCGACGGAAACCGGGAAGATCACCAGCGGTTCCCGCGCCGCCCGCCGCTTCGCCTTCTTCGGCGACGGCAGCGCGATCGCCTTCCCGCAGGGCACGCTGCTCGGAGAGCGGTGGATCTCAGTCGGCCACTTCACTCTGATCGGCCCGCACGTGACGATTTCCGCAGGGTTCGTTCCCGAGCGGGACCTCGGACCGCACCCCATCGTCCGGATCGGAAGCGGAGTCGTACTCGGCCGTGGAAGCCACGTCGTCGGCCACCAGTCCATCGAGATCGGTGACGACGTGTACACCGGCCCGTATATCTACGTCACGGACCAGAATCACGGTTATGCCGACCCGGACGTCCCGATCGGCAAGCAGTGGCCGATCAACGAGCCCGTCTCGATCGGCTCCGGCTGTTGGATCGGAACGGCAGCCGTGATCCTGCCCGGCGCGAAACTAGGCCAGAACGTCGTCGTGGCCGCAGGGTCGGTCGTTCGAGGCACCTTCCCCGACCACTGCGTGGTCGCTGGAGTGCCGGCGCGGATCGTCCGCAGACTGGACCCGGACGGTGAATGGCGCACGGTCGGCAATGGCGCGCGCGGCGAAGCCGCTGAACCGGCTTCGAACGGCGGGCATAGCCAGTGAAAGTGCAGGTCGCACGCGAGTAAGACGGCGGCCGGGACCAATACGGGTAGAATGCCGTTACGTGCGCTTTCTGAATGAGATCAACCCGCAGTACGACCTCACCTACGATGACGTCTTCATGGTTCCCGCCAGATCCGACGTCGGTTCGCGTCTAAGCGTCGACCTCGCCACCGCCGACGGCACCGGGACCACGATCCCGCTCGTCGTCGCGAACATGACCGCGGTCGCCGGCCGACGGATGGCGGAGACGGTCGCGCGGCGTGGCGGCCTCGTGGTCATTCCGCAGGACATTCCGCTCGACGTGGTCGCGGACGTCGTGTCATGGGTCAAGTCGCGGCACGTTGTCTACGAGACCCCCATCACCGTCAGAACCACGGATACCGTGGGCGACCTGCTGAATCTTCTGCCGAAGCGTGCGCATGGCGCGGCGGTGGTCGTCGACGGAGAGCGGCCGATCGGTGTCGTCACCGAGGCCGACTGCCTGGCTGTCGACCGCTTCACGCAGGTCGGCCAGGTCATGTCGCGCGAGCTGCTGGCAGTACCGCACGGTATCGCGCCCGAGGAGGCGTTCGAACGCCTCAGCAAGGGACATCATCGACTCGCTCCCGTCGTCCGGGAGGACGGCCGTCTGGCGGGCCTGCTCACGCGCGAGGCCGCGCTCCGGGCGACGCTGTACACGCCCGCGGTCGACGCGCAGGGCAGGCTGCGTGTGGCCGCTGCCATCGGCGTCAACGGGGATGTGGCCGGCCGGGCGAAGGCACTTCTCGAGTCGGGCGTGGACGTGCTCGTCGTGGATACCGCGCACGGGCACCAGGAGAAGATGATCTCGGCGCTGCGTGTGGTGCGCGGACTTGATCCGCAGGTGCCGATCGCGGCGGGCAACGTCGTCTCCGCTGCGGGTGTCCGCGACCTCGTGGAGGCCGGCGCCGACATCATCAAGGTCGGGGTCGGTCCCGGTGCGATGTGTACGACGCGCATGATGACGGGCGTCGGCCGACCGCAGTTCTCTGCGGTGCTGGAGTGCTCCGCGCAGGCGCGGGCCCTTGGAAAGCACGTCTGGGCGGACGGCGGCGTTCGCCACCCGCGGGATGTGGCGCTCGCGCTCGCGGCCGGCGCGTCGAATGTCATGGTCGGTTCCTGGTTCGCGGGCACCTTCGAATCCCCTGGAGACATCCAGAAGGACGGTGACGGGAGGCTGTACAAGGAGAACTTCGGGATGGCCTCAGCCCGCGCCGTGAAGCTCC
This genomic window from Actinospica robiniae DSM 44927 contains:
- the panB gene encoding 3-methyl-2-oxobutanoate hydroxymethyltransferase yields the protein MSITNEPVSSSAGASGEPKLTLYNGSTGTGRRVTVRDLALAKQRGERWPMLTAYDAMTAGVFDEAGIPVLLVGDSAGDNHLGYSNTVPVTVEELITLSGAVVRGTKRALIVADLPFGSYQSSPRQALETGTRFLKEAGVGAVKLEGGRRVLHQVEALVQAGIPVMAHIGLTPQSVNVLGGYRVQGRGEEEAERLLADAKALEAAGAFAVVLELVPAELAGRVTELLHVPTVGIGAGVGCDAQVQVWTDMAGMTAGNAPKHAKRYADMRGVLAGAAQAFAADVVAGAFPGPENSFH
- a CDS encoding MgtC/SapB family protein, with the protein product MQSPEWAAAINIAIGWALTFVLGFEREVRGAPAGDRTFSMIGLSAALIGTVAPHYPAVLGGAVTGIGFIGGGLCFRQSVKQQDQEREILHGVTTAASIFGAAAIGAIAGCGDLMVASVATVGILLSLEIRHIPLLRYLDARRWAHMFNDDGHRHFRLHDLEHALLHPHPHQEHSSFASPQEHAIPSQNTSTAPAETTSMSTDDTSIEEGDTLIEEAEAASILASQVIASGAMRGGR
- a CDS encoding site-2 protease family protein; this translates as MSTVFLVVVAATVTGGVASWLGSGSRFAVFVFVFGLFFTVLCLHEFAHAYTAHRGGDTSIAARGYLDLNPLRYVNPVLSLLLPAIYLIIGGLPLPGGSVLVNRAAIRTRGGAALVSAAGPLMNVAAAGISMALIALFAPTVSFGSFSQIDEFAPHWAFWAGLSFFAYLQVAVAILNLIPVPGLDGYGIIEPYLRYETRRALDPIRPYGILAVLLLLFAFPPVRDGFSTLVEDILQWGQQPDAGPGQGLSLFKFWS
- a CDS encoding GuaB1 family IMP dehydrogenase-related protein, with translation MRFLNEINPQYDLTYDDVFMVPARSDVGSRLSVDLATADGTGTTIPLVVANMTAVAGRRMAETVARRGGLVVIPQDIPLDVVADVVSWVKSRHVVYETPITVRTTDTVGDLLNLLPKRAHGAAVVVDGERPIGVVTEADCLAVDRFTQVGQVMSRELLAVPHGIAPEEAFERLSKGHHRLAPVVREDGRLAGLLTREAALRATLYTPAVDAQGRLRVAAAIGVNGDVAGRAKALLESGVDVLVVDTAHGHQEKMISALRVVRGLDPQVPIAAGNVVSAAGVRDLVEAGADIIKVGVGPGAMCTTRMMTGVGRPQFSAVLECSAQARALGKHVWADGGVRHPRDVALALAAGASNVMVGSWFAGTFESPGDIQKDGDGRLYKENFGMASARAVKLRSAEDSAFEQARKAIFEEGISTSRMYLDRRRPGVEDLIDSIVAGVRSSCTYAGAKSLGEFHDRAVIGIQSAAGFGEGKPLHSSW
- a CDS encoding acyltransferase, which gives rise to MHWVWRQATETGKITSGSRAARRFAFFGDGSAIAFPQGTLLGERWISVGHFTLIGPHVTISAGFVPERDLGPHPIVRIGSGVVLGRGSHVVGHQSIEIGDDVYTGPYIYVTDQNHGYADPDVPIGKQWPINEPVSIGSGCWIGTAAVILPGAKLGQNVVVAAGSVVRGTFPDHCVVAGVPARIVRRLDPDGEWRTVGNGARGEAAEPASNGGHSQ
- a CDS encoding sugar isomerase domain-containing protein yields the protein MAVNGAAVFTEIRSLLERVEATQQDAVAQAADLIADSLAAEGVLHIFGTGHSEALAMELSGRAGGLIPTNKLALRDSVLLGDLPTEALADPKAERDPELARKVWELAPIKADDVVLIASQSGGNGSTVEMALIAKAAGHKVIALTSLAHSRAITSRHPSGSRLFELADVVIDNGAPHGDAILPMPDGSAVCALSSIANAAIAQAIVAEVTGRLLDRGVEPPIYRSANVEGGDVHNDSWEARYAGRIRRSAY
- a CDS encoding HAD-IIA family hydrolase; the encoded protein is MKDREPVATWLTDMDGVLIHEGSMIPGADEFIRKLRDRGVPFLVLTNNSIYTPRDLRARLLATGIDLPEESIWTSALATAQFLDSQRPGGSAYVVGEAGLTTALHEAGYTLSESDPDYVVLGETRTYSFEAITRAIRLIDGGARFIATNPDATGPSLEGALPACGSVAALITRATGVEPYFVGKPNPVMMREGLNKIKAHSESTAMIGDRMDTDVKCGIEAGLETILVMTGITQQSDIERFPYRPSRVVKSIADLIPEVC